One genomic segment of Linepithema humile isolate Giens D197 chromosome 5, Lhum_UNIL_v1.0, whole genome shotgun sequence includes these proteins:
- the LOC105670142 gene encoding protein hairy, producing the protein MLGSEEEFEAQTQPGMTKAELRRSNKPIMEKRRRARINQYLDELKNFILVSEKDPTRHSKLEKADILEMTVKHIQTMQRQQLNSAVANDPAVLTKFRSGFSECATEVSRYVSRLENVDPAVKQRLVSHLNNCVSHLQQMAPFYSHYVPYMPERLYPEVKVGFQSDFQNGDENNNGSARIQIPNGVQLIPSRLPTGELALLVPQSAGISATFPFFPPATDSSARVGQSSAFTAVHRPHSPLLSPSTSTSSYGDESHHLEHLQAPSPNHHQPQRRFKLLEQNPASSKNFSFSPETQKPQISSTSDRKSPATTFLEPKVDDNITIKKESTEASEKSANHMNSPVAHSLRQPLSVITDKTYNRASNSSLLKRDSLRRHSDGLLAISDKRPRYQEPTSSTSLMNNADTLKSVNEQSAAIEDLSRSQNSQTPRNSNANSDKFPMSPAGPFGGNGDMWRPW; encoded by the exons ATGTTGGGCAGCGAAGAGGAATTTGAGGCTCAAACACAACCGGGAATGACGAAAGCAGAACTCAGAAGG aGCAATAAACCCATCATGGAAAAACGACGACGCGCTCGAATTAATCAATATCTTGATGAACTGAAGAATTTTATACTTGTTAGTGAAAAAGAC CCAACTAGACACTCGAAGCTCGAGAAAGCCGATATTCTTGAAATGACGGTGAAGCATATACAAACGATGCAACGACAGCAATTGAACTCGGCCGTTGCTAACGATCCGGCGGTACTAACGAAATTCCGTTCCGGATTTTCCGAATGTGCTACCGAAGTATCACGATATGTCAGCCGCCTCGAGAACGTCGACCCTGCCGTCAAGCAACGATTGGTATCACACTTGAACAATTGCGTGAGTCATCTCCAGCAAATGGCGCCATTCTACAGCCACTACGTGCCCTACATGCCGGAACGTCTCTACCCGGAGGTAAAGGTCGGTTTCCAGAGCGATTTCCAGAATGGAGATGAGAATAACAATGGTAGCGCGAGAATACAGATACCGAATGGAGTTCAATTGATTCCGAGCCGATTGCCGACGGGCGAATTGGCACTTTTGGTGCCGCAATCCGCTGGTATCTCCGCAACTTTCCCGTTCTTTCCACCAGCCACAGACTCATCCGCAAGAGTTGGTCAGTCCTCGGCTTTTACCGCGGTTCACAGGCCGCACAGCCCACTGCTGAGCCCTTCGACTTCTACCTCCAGTTACGGCGATGAGAGTCATCATTTGGAACATCTACAAGCACCGTCACCTAATCATCATCAACCGCAACGTCGATTTAAATTACTCGAGCAGAATCCTGCTTCTTCAAAGAATTTCTCGTTCTCGCCGGAGACTCAGAAACCGCAAATTAGCTCAACCAGCGATCGAAAGTCACCGGCAACGACATTTCTCGAACCCAAAGTCGACGATAATATTACGATTAAGAAAGAATCTACAGAAGCATCGGAGAAGAGCGCCAATCATATGAACAGTCCGGTAGCGCATAGTCTACGACAACCTCTTTCCGTAATTACAGACAAGACTTACAACCGTGCCTCGAATAGCTCGCTGCTCAAGAGGGACAGTCTCAGACGTCATTCTGATGGGCTTCTGGCGATCTCAGATAAGAGACCAAGATATCAGGAACCCACTAGTTCGACCTCCTTGATGAATAATGCCGACACGCTTAAGAGCGTAAATGAGCAGTCTGCTGCGATTGAAGATTTGTCGAGAAGTCAGAATTCGCAAACTCCGCGAAACTCCAATGCAAATTCCGATAAATTTCCAATGAGTCCAGCAGGGCCTTTTGGCGGCAATGGCGATATGTGGAGACCTTGGTGA